In one Mycobacterium sp. NBC_00419 genomic region, the following are encoded:
- a CDS encoding HAD family hydrolase, whose product MVATLDTLPRSSSFWWDRARCAHADVPVLEAVVFDFDAPVGASERDAHMFRDLIWSLHCADIRIAVTAAGGRDRIEPLVRELIGDGVVEVLITGDDVLRPKPDPEAYHRMLSELGLAAAQVLAFEHSATGFHTAQAAGLATVVVLTEQLRDHDFIGAAEVLDRHNWPDPLSAERCRRLHERWWINRSRRSA is encoded by the coding sequence GTGGTCGCAACTCTGGATACTCTCCCCCGGAGTTCCTCATTCTGGTGGGATCGGGCGCGCTGCGCGCACGCCGACGTGCCGGTGCTCGAGGCAGTGGTCTTCGACTTCGATGCCCCCGTCGGCGCCAGCGAGCGCGATGCCCATATGTTCCGGGATCTGATCTGGAGCCTGCACTGCGCCGATATCCGGATCGCGGTCACCGCAGCGGGCGGCCGCGACCGGATCGAGCCCCTGGTGCGCGAGCTGATCGGTGACGGCGTCGTCGAAGTACTGATCACGGGAGACGACGTACTGCGCCCCAAGCCCGACCCGGAGGCCTACCACCGGATGCTGTCCGAACTCGGCCTCGCCGCGGCCCAAGTGCTGGCGTTCGAGCATTCAGCGACCGGGTTTCACACCGCGCAGGCTGCCGGGCTGGCGACGGTGGTGGTCTTGACCGAGCAGCTTCGCGACCACGACTTCATCGGTGCGGCCGAGGTGCTCGACCGGCACAACTGGCCGGATCCGTTGTCGGCCGAACGCTGCCGGCGCCTACACGAGCGCTGGTGGATCAACCGCAGCCGACGCAGCGCCTAA